AAAATTGAGTTCGATTTACAACTTTTGGCACCAAGTGATAAAGTGGTAATTGCCAATGGAAAATTAATAGATGTACAAAAAATACACGAAATTAATGCTTGGCGTTTCAATATGAAAAACGCAATGTCCAGTTATTTGGTAGCCTTCGCAATTGGCGATTTCAACAAAAAAGAACTTCTTTCAAACTCTGGAATTCCTATTGAATTATACTTCAATCCGAAAGATTCACTTAAAGTTGAACCAACCTATCGTTACAGCAAACAAATTTTCGACTTTTTAGAAACGGAGATCGGCGTGCATTATCCGTGGCAAAACTACAAGCAAGTACCCGTACGCGATTTTCTGTATGCAGGAATGGAAAACACAACCGCCACCTTTTTTTCCGAAGCATTTATGGTGGATTCCACAGGTTATAGCGATAGAAATTACGTAAACGTAAACGCCCACGAATTGGCGCATCAATGGTTTGGGAATTTGGTGACCGCATCGGCAAACGAGCATCATTGGCTGCAGGAAGGGTTTGCAACCTATTACGCGCTGCTGGCGGAAAGAGACGTTTTTGGCGATGATTATTATTACTGGCAATTGTACCAAACCGCAGAGCAGTTAAAGGCAATGAGCGACGAGGGCAAAGGTGAATCGCTACTAAATCCGAAAGCCAGCTCGCTTACCTTTTATCAAAAAGGGGCGTGGGCACTCCATATTTTAAAAGAATTGATTGGTGAAGAAGCGTTTAAACTAGCTGTAGCAAATTATCTTTTAAAATACCAGTTTACCAACGTTACCACCGAAGATTTTTTGGAGGAAGTGCGCGCTGCTACCTTTGTTGATATTACCCAATGGGAAGAAAATTGGTTGTATCAATCGGCTTTTCAAAGTGAAGATGCCTATCAAGCTTTGTTGAAATCGCCTTTTATAAAAAACTATTTTGAAATTTCTGCGCTTCGGGCAATGCCTATTTCAGCTAAGAAATTGCAGTTAAAAACAGCACTTACCTTTCCAAATGATTTTATTGGGCAGGAAGCCGTGTATCAATTGCTGGACGAACCGCTTTCTGAAACGCTTCCGTTGTATAAAGCTGCTTTTAACAGCAATAATCTATATGTTCGGCAGGCTATTTCACTTTCGCTCCAAACCATTCCGAAGGAGCTTCAAACCGAATACGAAAGTTTGTTAAAAGATGAATCTTATGTTACCAATGAAACGGCACTATATAACTTGTGGATGCAATTTCCCGATAAAAGAGTAGATTATCTTAACCAAACAAAAGGTGTTGAAGGTTTTCAAAATAAAAATATTAGGCAGTTGTGGCTTGCCTTGGCATTGATTACAGAAGGATATGAAACTTTAAAAAAGGAAGAGTTTTTAATTGAATTAAAAAAATATTCCTCCCCAACCTATAGTTTTGAAATTCGTGAAAAAGCATTTAATTATATAAACGAGCTTCAATTGTGGGATTTAGAAACACTTAAAAATTTGGTTGAAGCAACTGTGCACCCCACTTGGCGTTTTGCAAAAACTTCCAAAGAATTGTTGGGGGAGCTGCTTCAAAATGAAAAATATCACAATCAAATTAAAATTTTGGGCAAACAGGTTTCAGAAAAAGCGGCAAATTATTTAAATTCAATGATAAAGGAATGAGAGCGTTGGTAATATCAGGAGGAGGGAGTAAGGGCGCCTTTGCAGGGGGCGTGGCGCAGTATTTAATTCAAAAACTAAATTATAAATACGATCTTTTTGTTGGCACATCTACGGGTAGTTTGCTTATATCGCACTTAGCGCTGGACAAGGTGGAAAAAATAAAAAACGTATATACTTCGGTAAACCAAAAGAGCATTTTTAGCAGTTGCCCATTTGTGGTAAAGAAAGATAAATTTGGCGGAAAACAAATTGGTATTGACCACCTAACGGTACTTCGAAATTTTATTAAAGGCAAAAAGACTTTTGGTGAAAGTTTAAATTTGAGAAAACTGATAGGAAAAACAGTAACCGAAGAAGAATTCAATATTTTAAAGTCTTCTGAGAAAGAAGTAGTTGTAACGGTTTCGAACCTATCGCTAAATCAAGTAGAATACAAATCGGTTAACGATTTTGAATACGCAGATTTTTTAGATTGGATTTGGATTTCTTCAAATTACACCCCTTTTATGAGTCTTGTAAAAAAAGACGGTTGCGAATATGCCGACGGCGGTTTTGGGAGTATGGTGCCAATTGAAGAAGCCATAAATCGCGGAGCTACTGCCATAGATGTAATTATTTTGGAAACGGAGATTACCTACTACAATCGCTTGCCTTCTAAAAATGTGTTTTCGCTCCTCACTAATATGCACAATTATATGGCAGACCGTATTGAAAAACAAAATATTAGAATTGGAAAATTTGTGGCTACTAACAAAGATGTAATAATAAACCTCTATTATACCCCAACGGTATTAACGACCAATTCGTTAATATTCGACAAGAATATGATGACCAAATGGTGGGAGTTGGGCTACCAATACGCCGACCATAAAAACAATGAGTTAAACGAAATACGTACTCTCGACGATTAGTTTGTGGAAAATTATTTAAAAAAGTTCGCTAACTTCTTTTTTTACAAAGGCCATGGCTTTTTGCGAGGGCGAAATTTCCTCCATAAAATGCTGTAATAACCATTCGCGCATTTTATCTACATCGCTGTTTTTTTCATTCATCGCAGCCTGACGGATAATGTGAATTGTCGCGTTTTTAGCAGCATTTATCAAATTCCAACATTCTGGCGTAATATATATTTGTTGGGTTAAATTATGGTCGTATTCCTGTTCAATATTTTTTACCAACAAGCTTTCATAATCGTCCTTTGCATCGGAAAAAGGCTTTACGCGAATTAGCAACTTTTTAGGGTCAATGCGTTCTAAAAATAGGGTTATGCGCTCGTAGGCCTGAAGTCTAAGAGGCAATACTTGCTTTTGGGCTTCTTTCTGAATTAAATACCTTCTTCGGCCTTCTTCATTGGCCGTATGGCCCTTAAAAAAAAAGTAGGCGATTAACCCTACAACAATTGCTGGTAAAAGGTAGACTACATAGCTAATAACTTGGGTTGCTTCTTCCATTTTATTTTTAAATTAGCAACAAACTTAAGTTGTTTGCGGCACTTTGGCAAAACAGTTTACAAAAATATCAATACCTAACTTTGTTTTCTTTCTTCATTGCCTTTACTTCTTTTTTAGCTTCTTTTTCGTGGAAATTACCTCCTAAGAATTCGCATTGAGAAAGTGCCTTCATACTTTCAAAGGGCACCGCGCACTTATGATACATGAACGATTGCGATAAGGTTTTAATTAAGTTTTTATCACCGACGGTCAAATCTACATCGTCCATCGTAAATTGGCAGGGATGTTCGTAGCCGCAGGCGTGGGTCATTTCTAACAATTCCTTACTAAAGTTCTTAAAATAGAAATGTGCCCGCACAGATTTGTCTTCTATATTTATACCGCGCTGTAGCCACTTGTTTTGCGTGGCAACTCCACTGGGGCATTTATTGGTGTGGCACAGCTGCGCTTGAATACAGCCAATGCTCATCATTGCTTCGC
This region of Aequorivita marisscotiae genomic DNA includes:
- a CDS encoding M1 family metallopeptidase is translated as MQRRFSAILFLLVLVSATNSRLQAQQTAVVDFLKIDASIGTDAAEKKVEGRFLATFKVLKETDSIFMDAVQIQLNDINSKDFSITSTENKVWFIGDFKVDKTYKADFWYEMKPKQTLYFFEDQIWTQGQGKYTSHWLPSIDDVNDKIEFDLQLLAPSDKVVIANGKLIDVQKIHEINAWRFNMKNAMSSYLVAFAIGDFNKKELLSNSGIPIELYFNPKDSLKVEPTYRYSKQIFDFLETEIGVHYPWQNYKQVPVRDFLYAGMENTTATFFSEAFMVDSTGYSDRNYVNVNAHELAHQWFGNLVTASANEHHWLQEGFATYYALLAERDVFGDDYYYWQLYQTAEQLKAMSDEGKGESLLNPKASSLTFYQKGAWALHILKELIGEEAFKLAVANYLLKYQFTNVTTEDFLEEVRAATFVDITQWEENWLYQSAFQSEDAYQALLKSPFIKNYFEISALRAMPISAKKLQLKTALTFPNDFIGQEAVYQLLDEPLSETLPLYKAAFNSNNLYVRQAISLSLQTIPKELQTEYESLLKDESYVTNETALYNLWMQFPDKRVDYLNQTKGVEGFQNKNIRQLWLALALITEGYETLKKEEFLIELKKYSSPTYSFEIREKAFNYINELQLWDLETLKNLVEATVHPTWRFAKTSKELLGELLQNEKYHNQIKILGKQVSEKAANYLNSMIKE
- a CDS encoding patatin-like phospholipase family protein; translation: MRALVISGGGSKGAFAGGVAQYLIQKLNYKYDLFVGTSTGSLLISHLALDKVEKIKNVYTSVNQKSIFSSCPFVVKKDKFGGKQIGIDHLTVLRNFIKGKKTFGESLNLRKLIGKTVTEEEFNILKSSEKEVVVTVSNLSLNQVEYKSVNDFEYADFLDWIWISSNYTPFMSLVKKDGCEYADGGFGSMVPIEEAINRGATAIDVIILETEITYYNRLPSKNVFSLLTNMHNYMADRIEKQNIRIGKFVATNKDVIINLYYTPTVLTTNSLIFDKNMMTKWWELGYQYADHKNNELNEIRTLDD